The genomic stretch tttttttctctcatttgtctgtcatagttgaagttgaagtgtacctatgatgagaattacaggcctctcatctttttaagtggggagaacttgcacaattggtggctgactaaatactttttgccccactgtacatgtattgtgtaacatgaagtgctatgagtgccatctgatgaagatcatcaaaggttagtgattcattttaactctatttctgctttttgtgactcctctctttggctggaaaaaatggctgtgtttttctgtgactaggtgctgaccgaacataatcgcatggtgtgctttcatcgtaaagccttttgaaatcagacactgtggctggattaacaagaagagtatctttaaaatggtgtatgatacttgtatgtttgaggaattttaactatgagatttctgttgtttgaatttggcgtcctgcactttcactggctgttgtcatatcgaccccgttaacgggatttcagccgGAGGAAGTTGTTTAAagacattagaagaagacaaatgtatgttaccaattgaacaacatctaCTGCATTGTAAACCAATGTTAAAGATTACATAGCTGGGCATATATAGATGAGGGCCCAGGATGGACAGAACcagtggatctctctctctctctcatcccctggCTCAGCACTGAATTATGAATTAACAGCCCCTGTTTATGAGGTGAGAGGTCATTTAAATTTAATTTGGAAAGGGATTGTGTTAGGAGTGTCTTGCTCAGCAACCTCACAACAACTAATATCTCCTTGGGTCATATGTAAACACTATAATATACAAGTAAATAAAGATGGATCCATGCACTCTACCTCCTTCTGGTAATAGCACTAAGTATGAATAccaaaacggcaccctattccctgtatagtgcactactttagaccagggtccattgggtagtagtgcactatatagggactagagTGCCGTTTTGGATGCACACCTATGAGATGTTAAGAGGTCTACTCAGTACCAtcgttgacagagagagagataatattgGGAAGCATTAACTAAGGAAAGCCCTTGGAAGAAGTGCTTACAGTGGAGTTTTTAGAAACAGACTGTTTACATCTGCTTGCATAAACTATGGTTCTGCAGCTTTCGAAAAGTGGAGTTGGGCATACAAGGGTAGTTAGGATGTATAATAATTTAGGTTAGGGTAGTTATGGTATATCATCATTTAGTTAGGATGTATAATAATTTAGGTTAGGGTAGTTAGGGTATATAATAATTTAGTTAGGGTAGTTctgagttctgtcctactatccaggtctgtacccaaacaatttgaacttctacttttaaaaatccacctctccaaaaacaagtctctctccgttgctgcttgctatagaccactctctgcccccagctgtgctctggacaccatatgtgaactgattgccccatctatcttcagagctcgtgctgctaggcgacctaaactggaacatgcttaacaccccagccatcctacaatctaaacttgatgccctcaatctcactcaaattatcaatgaacctaccaggtacaaccccaaagccttaaacacgggcaccctcatagatatcatcctaaccaacttgccctctaaataaaCCTTTGCtattttcaaccaagatctcagcgatcactgcctcattgcctgcatccgtaatgggtcagcggtcaaacgacctccactcatcactgtcaaacgctcactgaaacacttcagcgagcaggcctttctaatcgacctggccggggtatcctggaaggatattgatctcatcccgtcagtagaggatgcctggttatttttttaaatgccttcctaaccatcttaaataaacatgcccctttcaagaaatttagaaccaggaacaaatatagcccttggttctccccagacctgactgcccttaaccaacataaaaacatcctatggcgttctgcattagcaccAAACAGCCTTTTCAGGgtagctagaaaccaatatacacaggcagttaggaaagcaaaggctagctttttcaagcagatatttgtatcctgtagctctaactccaacatgttctgggacactgtaaagtccatggagaataagagcacctcctcccagctgcccactgcactgaagataggaaacactgtcaccacagataaatccactaaaccagatcagaggcagtagattaccagggatgtcctctgtttagtgagtcctccagatcagaggcagtagggatgaccagggatgttctctgtttagtgagtcctccagatcagaggcagtagattaccagggatgtcctctgtttagtgagtcctcagatcagaggcagtagggatgaccagggatgttctctgtttagtgagtcctccagatcagaggcagtagggatgaccagggatgttctctgtttagtgagtcctccagatcagaggcagtagattaccagggatgttctctgtttagtgagtcctccagatcagaggcagtagattaccagggatgttctctgtttagtgagtcctccagatcagaggcagtagattaccagggatgttctctgtttagtgagtcctccagatcagaggcagtagggatgaccagggatgttctctgtttagtgagtcctccagatcagaggcagtagggatgaccagggatgttctctgtttagtgagtcctccatatcagaggcagtagggatgaccaaggatgttttctgtttagtgagtcctccagatcagaggcagtagggatgaccagggatgttctctgattagtgagtcctccagatcagaggcagtagggatgaccagggatgttctctgtttagtgagtcctccagatcagaggcagtagggatgaccagggatgttctctgtttagtgagtcctccagatcagaggcagtagggatgaccagggatcgatccagaccagaggcagtagggatgaccagggatgttctctgtttagtgagtcctccagatcagaggcagtagggacgaccacgttatcttgataagtgtgtgaattggaccattttcctgtcctgctaaacattcaaaatgtaacaagtacttttaggtgtcagggaaaatgtatattattttctttagcaagatagtgaagtaaaagtcaaaaatataaatattaaactaaagtacagatacccttaaaaaactacttaagtagaacTTTAAAgcatttttactgaagtactttacaccagtgAAAAAGGGATATTTCTAGCGTTAGTGAAAGGACAGTTGAATCTGAGAGGGTCAATGTGCatcactatgttctcagggcctAATATACAGTTGTGTCTAACAGATGTGAGAGTGACAAACATATTAATcttcaaagtttgctgcttcagtgtctttagataatATTGTCAGacgttactatggaatactgaagtataattacaagcatttcataagtgtcaaaggcttttattgacaattacatttaGTTGATGCAAacagtcaatatttgcagtgttgacccttgtttttcaagacctctgcaatctgccctggcatgctgtcaattaacttctgggccacatcctgactgatggtagCCCATTCTTTCATAATCAATGCTtgggagtttgtcagaatttgtgctttttgtttgtccacccgcctcttgaggattgaccacaaattctcaatgggattaaggtctggggagtttcttggccatggacccaaaatatcgatgttttatTCCCCgaaccacttagttatcacttttgccttatggcaaggtgctccatcacaCTGGAAAagacattgttcgtcaccaaactgttcctggatggttgggagaagttgctctcggggATGTGtaggtaccattctttattcatgggtGTAAGGGGTGCCTACTGGCGACCTACTGGCGGCCTACTGGCGGcctactggcggcagagaagtcaggcgcagttTATTCATAAAAACCATCGGAAACAGAACAATTAATAAATGGACAGAACCCGTCGCCAGAATCACAACCACTTACATAATAAACAGATGaggacatgggggggaacagagggttaaatacacaacacgtaatgatggaattgaaaccaggtgtgtgggaagacaagacaaaacaaatggaaaatgaaaagtggatcgatgatggctagaagacggGTGACGCCGACCgcccgaacgccgcccgaacaaggagaggaaccaacttcagcggaagtcgtgaTAATGGCTCATGCTAGAAAAGACATGGTTAGTCACCAAACTgttctggatggttgggagaagttgctctcagaggatgtgtaggtaccattctttattcatggctgtgttcttaggcaaaattgtgagtgagcccactccttggctgagaagcaaccccacacatgaatgttctcaggatgctttactgttggcatgacacaggactgatggtagcgatcaccttgtcttctctggacaagctttattctggatgccccaaacaatcggaaaggggattcatcagagaaaattactttaccccagtcatcagcagtccaatccctgaatatcagtctgtccctgatgtttttcctgagagaagtggcttctttgctgccattcttgacaccaggccatcctccaaaagtcttcacctcactgtccatgcagatgcactcacacctgcctgctgccattcctgagcaagctctgtactggtggtgtcacaatcctgcagctgaatcaactttaggagacggtcctggcgcttgctggactttcttgggcgccctgaagccttttTCACAACAACTGAACCGCTCTcgctgaagttcttgatgatccgataaatggttgatttaggtgaaaTCTTCTCaaattctcaacttttggccacgactgtagagaCGCTCTCTGACCAGTCTCTGGCTcactactgccatctagtggacaggaCAATACACTGTTCTGACCAGCCTCTCCTGTCTcactactgccatctagtggacaggaCAATACACTGTTCTGACCAGCCTCTCCTGTCTcactactgccatctagtggacaggaCAATACACTGTTCTGACCAGCCTCTCCTGTCTcactactgccatctagtggacaggaCAATACACTGTTCTGACCAGCCTCTCCTGTCTcactactgccatctagtggaggACAGGAAAATACACTGTTTGCATAGAACAACACACAGGCAAAGAGACTGGCTTTCTATCCTCTGGGATATAGGCCCACAGACAACACTGAATGGTTTATATGTTGGAACAAATGAGAAACTTTAATCATCTTATACACCAAGTGGACAGGAGAAAACAACAGTTGCTGTGACAGAAATATGACTTCCAGGACATTTCAAAAAGACATCCTTCTCATCACATCTTCTCCATCAGACATCTGCTCCGTCATAGTTGAGTATGAAGCGGTCAATCTTCTCCATCAGCTCTCATCCGCTCCGTCACAGGTTGAGTATGAAGCGGTCAACCTCTCTCCATCAGCTCTCATCCGCTCCGTCACAGGTTGAGTATGAAGCGGTCAACCTCCTCCATCAGCTCTCATCCGCTCCGTCACAGGTTGAGTATGAAGCGGTCAACCTCCTCCATCAGCTCTCATCCGCTCCGTCCAGGTTGAGTATGAAGCGGTCAACCTCCTCCATCAGCTCTCATCCGCTCCGTCACAGGTTGAGTCTCCATCAGCTCTCATCCGCTCCGTCACAGGTTGAGTAAAGGTCAACCTTCTTCTTTCTCTTCACCCACAGGAAGGTTCTTTTGAGGCTGAAAGCGGACAGGAAACTTTCTTGGCTGAACCCCAGACAGGAAAGGTTCTTTCTGATTGGCTGAACCCGCAGACAGGAAAGGTTCTTTCTGATTGGCTGAACCAGCAGACAGGAAAGGTTCTTTCTGATTGGCTGAACCAGCGGACAGGAAAGGTTCTTTCTGATTGGCTGAACCAGCAGACAGGAAAGGTTCTTTCTGATTGGCTGAACCAGCGGACAGGAGAGCTTTGAAAAAGAAGACCTTGGCTCCCACGCAGCGCTCTGTCCGGACCTCTTTGGGGAATGTGTACCTGTACACTCCACAGGGGGTGTTGCCAAGGAACGTAGCCTTGAAATCAGCCTCTGGAACCAAGAACAAACGTGGCGTTAGAACGGAGAACACAGAATTTAGAGTCTTTACTGATGTACCAGTGCAGTGTTCAGGTGAAGGACTCTATCAAGATACAGAACTAGTGTAGTTAGATATAGAGCCCTGATCAATAATATTGCATAGATCTCCTGCTCAAGCACGTGCCGTGTAGATATTTCTGGAACCTTCCAGAGTCCAGCACTAGAAAAGGTGTTGGAAACCTGATGGAAATGTCTGACAGAGGAAACACTGCATCCCCCAAATTGTCCCCCTAATtcagagcactacttttgaccagggcctgtaaagtagtgcactagatagggctCCAGTACCACCACACAGCTGACCTGGCAGGCTGCTGAggcctctctctgctgtctgtcggagagtctcccctgcctcccactgGGCCTGAGGGAGCAGCCAGATGGTCTCTTTACCGACAGTCTGCTGGACCAGCAGGACCAGGCTGTCTCCTAGACACCTCTCCACTGAGCCCAGTGGTGTCCCATCTACATCTGAAACACAGAGTTACAGGTCAGTTTGACAgtctgttagtctccacctgttgtttatgaagcatttcactgttagtctccacctgttggtcatgaagcatttcactgttagtctccacctgttggtcatgaagcatttcactgttagtctccacctggttggcatttcactgttagtctccacctgttgctcatgaagcatttcactgttagtctccacctgttggtcatgaagcatttcactgttagtctccacctgttggtcatgaagcatttcactgttagtctccacctgttggtcatgaagcatttcactgttagtctccacctgttggtcatgaagcatttcactgttagtctccacctgttgttcatgaagcatttcactgttagtctccacctgttggtcatgaagcatttcactgttagtctccacctgttggtcatgaagcatttcactgttagtctccacctgttgttcatgaagcatttcactgttagtctccacctgttgtcatgaagcatttcactgttagtctccacctctcatgaagcatttcactgttagtctccacctgttgctcatgaagcatttcactgttagtctccacctgttgctcatgaagcatttcactgttagtctccacctgttggtcatgaagcatttcactgttagtctccacctgttgttttgaagcatttcactgttagtctccacctgttgttcatgaagcatttcactggttagtctccacctgttggtcatgaagcatttcactattagtctccacctgttgctcatgaagcatttcactggttagtctccacctgttggtcatgaagcatttcactgttagtctccacctgttggtcatgaagcatttcactgttagtctccacctgttggtcatgaagcatttcactattagtctccacctgttgctcatgaagcatttcactggttagtctccacctgttggtcatgaagcatttcactgttagtctccacctgttggtcatgaagcatttcactgttagtctccacctgttggtcgtgaagcatttcactgttagtctccacctgttggtcatgaagcatttcactgttagtctccacctgttggtcatggaagcatttcactgttagtctccacctgttgctcatgaagcatttcactgttagtctccacctgttggtcatgaagcatttcactgttagtctccacctgttggtcatgaagcatttcactgttagtctccacctgttggtcatgaagcatttcactgttagtctccacctgttggtcatgaagcatttcactgttagtctccacctgttgttcatgaagcatttcactgttagtctccacctgttggtcatgaagcatttcactgttagtctccacctgttggtcatgaagcatttcactgttagtctccacctgttggtcatgaagcatttcactgttagtctccacctgttggtcatgaagcatttcactgttagtctccacctgttgttcatgaagcatttcactgttagtctccacctgttggtcatgaagcatttcactgttagtctccacctgttggtcatgaagcatttcactgttagtctccacctgttggtcatgaagcatttcactgttagtctccacctgttggtcatgaagcatttcactgttagtctccacctgttggtcatgaagcactgttagtttcactgttagtctccacctgttggtcatgaagcatttcactgttagtctccacctgttgttcatgaagcatttcactgttagtctccacctgttgtttatgaagcatttcactgttagtctccacctgttggtcatgaagcatttcactgttagtctccacctattggtcatgaagcatttcactgttagtctccacctgttggtcatgaagcatttcactgttagtctccacctgttggtcatgaagcatttcactgttagtctccacctgttggtcatgaagcatttcactgttagtctccacctcatgaagcatttcactggtctccacctgttgttcatgaagcatttcactgttagtctccacctgttggtcatgaagcatttcactgttagtctccacctgttggtcatgaagcatttcactgttagtctccacctgttgttcatgaaggtcactgttagtctccacctgttgtttatgaagcatttcactgttagtctccacctattgttcatgaagcatttcactgttagtctccacctgttgttcatgaagcatttcactgttagtctccacctgttggtcatgaagcatttcactgttagtctccacctgttgttcatgaagcatttcactgttagtctccacctgttggtcatgaagcatttcactgttagtctccacctgttggtcatgaagcatttcactgttagtctccacctgttggtcatgaagcatttcactgttagtctccacctgttggtcatgaagcatttcactgttagtctccacctattggtcatgaagcatttcactgttagtctccacctgttgctcatgaagcatgtcactgttagtctccacctgttggtcatgaagcatttcactgttagtctccacctgttggtcatgaagcatttcactgttagtctccacctgttggtcatgaagcatttcactgttagtctccacctgttggtcatgaagcatttcactgttagtctccacctgttgttcatgaagcatttcactgttagtctccacctgttggtcatgaagcatttcactgttagtctccacctgttggtcatgaagcatttcaatgttagtctccacctgttggtcatgaagcatttcactgttagtctccacctgttggtcatgaagcatttcactgttagtctccacctgttggtcatgaagcatttcactgttagtctccacctgttgtttatgaagcatttcactgttagtctccacctgttggtcatgaagcatttcactggtagtctccacctgttgttcatgaagcatttcactgttagtctccacctgttgtttatgaagcatttcactgttagtctactacacctattggtcatgaagcatttcactgttagtctccacctgttggtcatgaagcatttcactgttagtctccacctgttggtcatgaagcatttcactgttagtctccacctgttggtcatgaagcatttcactgttagtctccacctgttgttcatgaagcatttcactgttagtctccacctgttctCATGAAGCATTtcctgttagtctccacctgttggtcatgaagcatttcactgttagtctccacctgttggtcatgaagcatttcactgttagtctccacctgttggtcatgaagcatttcactgttagtctccacctgttggtcatgaagcatttcactgttagtctccacctgttgtttatgaagcatttcactgttagtctcacctgttggtcatgaagcatttcactggtagtctccacctgttgttcatgaagcatttcactgttagtctccacctgttgttcatgaagcatgtcactgttagtctccacctattggtcatgaagcatttcactgttagtctccacctgttgttcatgaagcatttcactgttagtctccacctgttggtcatgaagcatttcactgttagtctccacctgttggtcatgaagcatttcactgttagtctccacctgttggtcatgaagcatttcactgttagtctccacctgttgttcatgaagcatgtcactgttagtctccacctgttgttcatgaagcatttcactggttagtctccacctgttggtcatgaagcatttcactgttagtctccacctgttgtttatgaagcatgtcactgttagtctccacctgttgtttatgaagcatttcactgttagtctccacctgttgtttatgaagcatttcactgttagtctccacctgttgttcatgaagcatttcactgttagtctccacctgttggtcatgaagcatttcactgttagtctccacctgttggtcatgaagcatgtcactgttagtctccacctgttggtcatgaagcatttcactggttagtctccacctgttgctcatgaagcatttcactggttagtctccacctgttggtcatgaagcatttcactgttagtctccacctgttgtttatgaagcatgtcactgttagtctccacctgttgtttatgaagcatttcactgttagtctccacctattgttcatgaagcatttcactgttagtctccacctgttggtcatgaagcatgtcactgttagtctccacctgttggtcatgaagcatttcactgttagtctccacctgttgttcatgaagcatttcactgttagtctccacctgttggtcatgaagcatgtcactgttagtctccacctgttgtttatgaagcatttcactgttagtctccacctgttgtttatgaagcatttcactgttagtctccacctgttggtcatgaagcatgtcactgttagtctccacctgttgttcatgaagcatttcactgttagtctccacctgttggtcatgaagcatttcactgttagtctccacctgttgtttatgaagcatgtcactgttagtctccacctgttgtttatgaagcatttcactgttagtctccacctattgttcatgaagcatttcactgttcaccacctgttggtcatgaagcatttcactgttagtctccacctgttgctcatgaagcatttcactgttagtctccacctgttggtcatgaagcatttcactgttagtctccacctgttggtcattttttttttttttttttttttttttttatttcacctttatttaaccaggtaggctagtagagaacaagttctcatttgcaactcacctggccaagataaagcatagcagtgtgaacagacaacacagagttacacatggagtaaacaattagcaagtcaataacacagtagaaaaaaatgggcagtctatacaatgtgtgcaaaaggcatgaggaggtaggcgaataatacaattttgcagattaacactggagtgataaatgatcagatgggcatgtacaggtagagatattggtgtgcaaaagagcagaaaagtaaataaataaaaacagtataaaaacagtatgggaatgaggtaggtgaaaaagggtgagctatttactatagactatgtacagctgcagcgatcggttagctgctcggatagctgatgtttgaagttggtgaggagataaaagtctccaacttcagcgatttttaccAATTCGtttcagtcacaggcagcagagtactggaatgaaaggcaccaaatgaggtgttggctttaggatgatcagtgagatacacctgctggagcgcgtgctacggatgggtgttgccatcgtgacccagtgtgaactgagataaggcggagctttacctagcatggacttgtaaatgacctggagccagttggtctgagacgaatatgtagtgagggccagccgactagagcatacaagtcgcagtggtgggtggtat from Oncorhynchus keta strain PuntledgeMale-10-30-2019 unplaced genomic scaffold, Oket_V2 Un_contig_15918_pilon_pilon, whole genome shotgun sequence encodes the following:
- the LOC127919153 gene encoding putative mediator of RNA polymerase II transcription subunit 26, which translates into the protein MLHDQQVETNSEMLHEQQVETNSEMLHDQQVETNSEMLHEQQVETNSEMLHDQQVETNSEMLHDQQVETNSEMLHDQQVETNSEMLHDQQVETNSEMLHEQQVETNSEMLHDQQVETNSEMLHDQQVETNSEMLHDQQVETNSEMLHDQQVETNSEMLHEQQVETNSEMLHEQQVETNSEMLHEQQVETNSEMLHEQQVETNSEMLHDQQVETNSEMLHDQQVETNSEMLHEQQVETNSEMLHDQQVETNSEMLHDQQVETNSEMLHDQQVETNSEMLHDQQVETNSEMLHDQQVETNSEMLHKQQVETNRLSN